The following coding sequences lie in one Armatimonadota bacterium genomic window:
- the purE gene encoding 5-(carboxyamino)imidazole ribonucleotide mutase, with amino-acid sequence MKVGVIMGSKSDWPTMVAAVEILDEFGIENESEVVSAHRTPERMVEYAKTARDRGISVIIAGAGGAAHLPGMIASLTTLPVIGVPVQSKALSGVDSLYSIVQMPAGIPVATVAIGNAKNAGLLAIQILGATDPKIAEKLEKYREDLKSDVHQMNQELKGEI; translated from the coding sequence ATGAAAGTTGGCGTGATCATGGGAAGCAAGAGCGACTGGCCGACCATGGTCGCCGCCGTCGAAATCCTCGACGAGTTCGGCATTGAGAACGAATCAGAGGTCGTTTCCGCCCACCGCACGCCCGAGCGCATGGTCGAATACGCCAAAACCGCTCGTGACCGAGGCATCTCGGTCATCATCGCCGGTGCGGGCGGCGCGGCCCACCTTCCTGGCATGATCGCCAGTCTCACCACGCTCCCCGTCATCGGCGTTCCCGTGCAGTCCAAAGCCCTCAGCGGCGTGGACTCCCTCTACTCCATCGTCCAAATGCCCGCCGGAATCCCCGTCGCGACCGTCGCCATCGGCAACGCCAAAAACGCCGGACTCCTCGCCATCCAAATCCTGGGCGCGACCGACCCCAAAATCGCCGAAAAGCTCGAAAAGTATCGCGAGGACCTGAAGTCAGACGTCCATCAAATGAACCAAGAACTCAAAGGTGAGATATGA
- a CDS encoding DUF433 domain-containing protein, giving the protein MEIPSELQDILTSSPDTLSGAVRFVGTRVPVEALLDALICHHTIEFFLEGYPGVTREQAEAVLKYEQNQLRQILGLKLAS; this is encoded by the coding sequence ATGGAAATTCCTTCCGAACTGCAGGACATTCTGACCAGTAGCCCCGACACTTTAAGTGGGGCGGTTCGCTTTGTCGGAACAAGGGTGCCGGTGGAAGCTCTCCTCGACGCATTGATTTGTCATCACACGATCGAATTCTTTCTTGAAGGCTATCCGGGGGTCACCCGCGAACAAGCTGAGGCTGTTCTCAAGTATGAACAGAATCAGCTTCGACAGATTTTGGGCTTAAAACTCGCTAGCTGA
- a CDS encoding prolyl oligopeptidase family serine peptidase has translation MGFMNRSSLILLTMPVFLLGSSLALGQGTQADYDRANGFREQFRGLVRNERISPTWIGNTSKFWYVRQEEGGGKTFLLVDPLSGKKAPAFDHAKVAGVVSKITGRTVAADQLPFTRLDFSPDMNKLDVQIGQKTYQIDLKTYEFKEAPLDIKAGGLKAYPPEQPPRIDGGGDQTSIRFLNQSNETLVISWLSEGRAVEYKRLEAGGDWESNTFVGHLWLVSKPDGTRLAIYGAEAKAGVAILDGKRVPFTPRRQRGGESPDGKWRVVFRDSNAYLVNADSNEEKPLSTDGSKSNAYGGRVWWSPDSKHAALYQTEPEESHPLNIVVTTPKDQFQPRLMTQQYLKPGDRMAKPHLRILDVAAAKLTPVAEDLYNNPYDVDGEDWLTNDEFVFRYNQRGHQVMRLVGVNAASGKARALATEEAKTFIDWTNKTFYQILPDHHHAIWQSERSGWSQLYMADLDSGTTTPITKGDWVMRQVVEVDTDKKVIWFMASGQTAGEDPYHLHFCRVNFDGTGFVRLTAADGTHSVEFSPDHRVIFDTYSRVDLAPTFEVRDASTGKKLVDVEQADISALTKAGFKIPQRFVAKARDGKTDIWGLVYLPTNFDPSKKYPVIEDIYAGPQGSFVPKTFHTYAGGMAVAELGFIVVRIDGMGTNNRGKAFHDVCYKNLVDAGLPDRILWMQAAAKKWTQMDLTRVGIYGTSAGGQNALDAILTHGEFYKAAMTDCGCYDNRMDKLWWNEQWMGWPIGPEYEAQSGRTLAKNLTGKLLMMVGEEDTNVDPASTYQVIDALEKAGKDFEFVPVMNNGHGAVGSPYARRRFWDFMVKNLLGVEPRAK, from the coding sequence ATGGGATTCATGAATCGTTCAAGCTTGATCCTTTTAACGATGCCCGTATTTTTGTTGGGGTCGTCCCTCGCGCTTGGCCAGGGGACGCAGGCGGACTATGACCGGGCGAACGGCTTTCGCGAGCAGTTCCGGGGATTGGTTCGAAACGAGAGGATTTCGCCGACTTGGATAGGCAATACCAGCAAGTTTTGGTATGTTCGCCAGGAGGAAGGGGGTGGGAAGACGTTCCTGCTCGTCGATCCGCTCTCGGGCAAAAAGGCTCCGGCTTTCGACCATGCGAAAGTGGCGGGGGTGGTTTCGAAGATCACGGGTCGGACGGTCGCGGCGGACCAACTGCCGTTCACACGGCTCGACTTTTCGCCCGATATGAACAAGCTTGATGTCCAGATTGGGCAGAAGACCTACCAAATCGACCTGAAGACGTACGAGTTTAAGGAGGCGCCGCTGGACATCAAAGCGGGCGGGTTGAAGGCGTATCCGCCGGAGCAACCGCCACGCATCGATGGGGGCGGGGATCAGACTTCGATTCGATTCTTGAACCAGTCGAATGAGACCTTGGTGATCTCGTGGCTGTCGGAAGGACGCGCGGTTGAGTACAAGCGGCTAGAGGCGGGCGGAGACTGGGAAAGCAATACGTTTGTGGGCCACCTGTGGTTGGTTTCGAAACCGGACGGCACGCGATTGGCGATTTACGGAGCGGAGGCAAAGGCGGGAGTTGCGATTTTGGACGGAAAGCGCGTGCCGTTTACGCCGCGCCGACAGCGAGGTGGGGAGTCGCCGGACGGCAAGTGGCGAGTCGTGTTTCGGGACAGTAACGCGTACCTGGTGAATGCCGACTCGAACGAGGAGAAGCCGCTTTCGACCGACGGAAGCAAGTCGAATGCGTACGGCGGACGGGTTTGGTGGTCGCCGGACTCGAAGCATGCGGCTCTTTACCAAACCGAGCCGGAGGAGTCTCACCCGCTGAACATCGTGGTGACGACGCCGAAGGACCAATTTCAGCCTCGGCTGATGACTCAGCAGTATCTGAAGCCGGGCGACCGGATGGCGAAACCGCACCTTCGGATTTTGGATGTGGCGGCAGCCAAGCTGACGCCGGTCGCCGAGGATCTGTACAACAATCCGTACGACGTGGACGGCGAGGATTGGCTGACGAACGACGAGTTCGTGTTTCGGTACAACCAACGTGGACACCAAGTGATGCGGCTTGTGGGGGTCAATGCGGCATCAGGCAAGGCACGGGCTTTAGCGACGGAAGAAGCCAAGACGTTCATCGACTGGACGAACAAGACCTTTTACCAAATCCTACCAGACCATCACCATGCGATCTGGCAAAGCGAACGATCGGGCTGGAGCCAACTGTACATGGCCGATCTGGATAGCGGAACCACGACGCCGATTACGAAGGGCGATTGGGTGATGCGGCAAGTGGTGGAGGTGGACACCGACAAGAAGGTGATTTGGTTCATGGCGAGCGGGCAGACGGCGGGCGAGGACCCCTATCATCTGCACTTCTGCCGAGTGAACTTCGACGGAACGGGATTTGTGCGTTTGACGGCGGCGGATGGGACGCACTCGGTCGAGTTTTCGCCAGATCATCGGGTGATTTTCGACACGTATTCGCGGGTCGATCTGGCACCGACCTTTGAGGTTCGAGATGCCTCGACAGGCAAGAAATTGGTCGATGTCGAGCAGGCTGATATTTCAGCGCTGACAAAGGCGGGCTTTAAGATTCCTCAACGGTTTGTGGCGAAGGCGCGAGACGGCAAGACGGATATCTGGGGGCTCGTGTACCTTCCGACAAACTTCGATCCGAGCAAGAAATATCCGGTGATTGAGGACATCTACGCGGGTCCGCAAGGCTCGTTCGTGCCGAAAACGTTCCACACGTACGCCGGTGGAATGGCAGTTGCCGAGCTGGGATTCATCGTGGTTCGCATAGACGGAATGGGAACCAATAACCGCGGTAAAGCCTTCCATGATGTTTGTTATAAGAACCTGGTGGACGCGGGACTGCCGGACCGAATTCTGTGGATGCAGGCGGCGGCAAAGAAGTGGACGCAGATGGATCTAACCCGAGTTGGCATCTATGGGACGTCGGCGGGTGGCCAGAATGCGCTGGACGCGATACTGACGCACGGCGAATTTTACAAGGCGGCGATGACAGACTGCGGATGCTACGACAACCGGATGGACAAGCTGTGGTGGAACGAGCAGTGGATGGGCTGGCCGATCGGGCCGGAATACGAAGCGCAGTCGGGCCGGACGCTGGCGAAGAACCTGACAGGCAAATTGTTGATGATGGTTGGCGAGGAAGATACGAACGTTGATCCGGCGAGCACGTATCAGGTCATCGATGCGTTGGAGAAGGCAGGCAAGGACTTCGAGTTCGTGCCGGTGATGAACAACGGGCACGGGGCGGTCGGAAGCCCGTATGCGCGGCGGCGGTTCTGGGACTTTATGGTGAAGAATTTGTTGGGTGTTGAGCCTCGGGCGAAGTAG
- the acnA gene encoding aconitate hydratase AcnA, protein MINSFDTKKTLESGGKSYTYYSLKALEMKGFRISRLPYSLRILLENLLRSEDNKSVFRQDIEAMASWNAKAEPSKEISFTPARVILQDFTGVPCVVDLAAMRDAMSNLGGDPKKINPLQPVELVIDHSVQVDAYGAEAALLINRDLEFERNQERYEFLKWGQKALANFRVVPPNTGIVHQVNLENLARVTFVNPENVAYPDTLVGTDSHTTMINGLGVLGWGVGGIEAEAAMLGQPVTMLIPQVIGFKLTGKLSEGATATDLVLTVTEMLRKKGVVGKFVEYFGPGLASMPLADRATIANMAPEYGATCGIFPVDAESLRYMRLTGRTEEQITLTEAYYKAQGLFWEPGQADPEFTDVLELDLGSVQPSVAGPKRPQDRLLLNQIRDNFNTTFKDQLAPEPAKSFAGGVAVLEAPTETEKKANAAVDDVHNGAVVLAAITSCTNTSNPSVLLAAGLVAKKAVEKGLMTKPWVKTSLAPGSRVAGDIYTQAGLMPYMEALNFFIVGYGCTTCIGNSGPLPAAISKKVNDDNLVVCSVLSGNRNFEGRIGPDIKANYLMSPPLVVAYALAGTVNIDLYNDPLGNDKDGNPVFLKDIWPTQAEVAEAVAGAVNTGLFDRHYADVFKGDEKWQAISVTGADRFSWDEASTYIKNPPYFEGMSAEAPTTVPDLHEMKVIALLGDSVTTDHISPAGSIKANSPGGQFLIDRGVDPKMFNSYGSRRGNDDVMVRGTFANIRLRNQLAPGTEGGYTTYLPTGEVEFIYDAAMKYKASGTPLLVIAGKEYGTGSSRDWAAKGTFMLGIKAVLAESFERIHRSNLVGMGVLPLEFTDGQSAASLGLDGHETYDLENLAQSVASEFKDGKTLTLKATSKDGSTKSIKVKVRIDTPQEVQYYVNGGILQFVLRQLLNS, encoded by the coding sequence ATGATTAACAGTTTCGATACGAAGAAAACGCTCGAATCCGGCGGCAAATCCTACACCTACTATTCGCTCAAAGCCCTCGAAATGAAGGGCTTTCGTATTAGTAGGCTTCCGTACTCCCTTCGAATCCTGCTCGAAAACCTCCTCCGATCGGAAGACAACAAGTCCGTCTTTAGGCAGGACATCGAGGCAATGGCCTCTTGGAACGCCAAGGCCGAACCCAGCAAAGAGATTTCCTTCACTCCCGCGCGGGTCATCCTCCAGGACTTTACCGGCGTCCCCTGCGTGGTCGATCTCGCCGCCATGCGCGATGCCATGTCCAACCTCGGCGGTGATCCCAAAAAGATCAACCCGCTCCAGCCGGTCGAGCTGGTCATCGACCACTCCGTACAGGTCGACGCCTATGGTGCCGAGGCCGCCTTGCTCATCAATCGGGACCTTGAGTTCGAACGTAACCAAGAGCGATACGAATTCCTCAAGTGGGGCCAAAAGGCGCTGGCCAACTTCCGCGTCGTCCCGCCCAACACTGGCATCGTCCACCAGGTCAACCTCGAAAACCTGGCCCGCGTAACCTTTGTCAATCCCGAAAACGTCGCCTACCCGGATACCCTCGTCGGCACCGATAGCCACACCACCATGATCAACGGCCTGGGCGTCCTCGGCTGGGGTGTCGGCGGAATCGAGGCCGAAGCCGCCATGCTCGGCCAGCCCGTCACCATGCTCATCCCGCAGGTCATCGGCTTCAAGCTCACCGGCAAGCTTTCCGAGGGCGCAACCGCCACCGACCTCGTTCTGACCGTCACCGAAATGCTCCGCAAGAAGGGCGTCGTCGGTAAGTTCGTTGAGTACTTCGGCCCGGGCCTCGCCTCCATGCCGCTCGCCGACCGCGCCACCATCGCCAACATGGCCCCCGAATACGGCGCAACCTGTGGCATCTTCCCGGTCGACGCCGAATCGCTCCGCTACATGCGCCTCACCGGCCGTACCGAAGAGCAGATCACCCTCACCGAGGCTTACTACAAGGCGCAGGGCCTCTTCTGGGAGCCTGGTCAAGCCGACCCCGAGTTCACCGACGTCCTCGAACTTGACCTCGGATCCGTTCAGCCGAGCGTCGCTGGTCCGAAGCGTCCGCAGGATCGCCTCCTCCTCAACCAGATTCGAGACAACTTCAACACGACTTTCAAGGATCAACTCGCCCCCGAGCCGGCCAAGAGCTTTGCTGGTGGTGTCGCCGTCCTCGAAGCCCCGACGGAGACCGAGAAGAAGGCGAACGCCGCCGTGGATGACGTCCACAACGGCGCGGTCGTCCTCGCCGCCATCACGTCGTGTACCAACACCTCCAACCCGTCCGTGCTCCTCGCCGCCGGTTTGGTTGCCAAGAAGGCGGTCGAGAAGGGCTTAATGACGAAGCCATGGGTGAAGACTTCGCTCGCTCCGGGTTCGCGCGTCGCGGGTGACATCTACACTCAGGCGGGCCTCATGCCTTACATGGAAGCCCTCAACTTCTTTATCGTCGGCTACGGCTGTACGACCTGTATTGGCAACTCCGGCCCGCTTCCTGCCGCCATCAGCAAGAAGGTCAACGACGATAATCTCGTCGTTTGCTCCGTCCTCTCCGGCAACCGAAACTTCGAGGGCCGCATCGGACCGGACATCAAAGCCAACTATCTGATGTCGCCCCCGCTCGTCGTTGCCTACGCCCTTGCGGGAACCGTCAACATCGACCTCTACAATGATCCGCTCGGTAACGACAAGGATGGCAACCCGGTCTTCCTCAAAGACATCTGGCCGACGCAAGCCGAAGTCGCCGAGGCTGTCGCTGGAGCCGTCAATACCGGCCTCTTCGACCGCCACTATGCCGACGTCTTCAAGGGCGACGAAAAGTGGCAAGCAATCAGCGTCACCGGAGCCGACCGGTTTAGCTGGGACGAAGCCTCGACCTACATCAAAAACCCGCCCTACTTCGAAGGCATGTCCGCCGAAGCGCCAACCACCGTCCCCGACCTCCACGAAATGAAGGTTATCGCCCTCCTCGGCGACTCGGTGACCACCGACCACATCTCACCGGCCGGTTCGATCAAGGCCAACTCCCCCGGCGGTCAGTTCCTGATCGATCGCGGCGTCGATCCCAAGATGTTCAACAGCTACGGCTCCCGTCGAGGCAACGATGACGTCATGGTTCGTGGCACTTTCGCCAATATCCGTCTCCGCAACCAGCTCGCACCTGGCACTGAGGGTGGCTACACGACCTATCTTCCGACCGGCGAAGTCGAGTTCATCTACGATGCCGCTATGAAGTACAAAGCGTCGGGCACGCCGCTCCTCGTCATCGCAGGCAAGGAATACGGAACCGGTTCCAGCCGTGACTGGGCAGCCAAAGGCACCTTCATGCTCGGCATCAAGGCCGTCCTCGCCGAGTCCTTCGAGCGCATCCACCGCTCCAACCTCGTCGGCATGGGCGTCCTGCCGCTGGAGTTCACCGATGGCCAAAGCGCCGCCAGCCTCGGCCTCGACGGTCACGAGACTTACGACCTCGAAAACCTCGCTCAATCCGTCGCTAGCGAGTTCAAAGATGGCAAAACCCTCACCCTCAAGGCGACCAGCAAAGATGGCTCCACAAAGAGCATTAAGGTCAAGGTTCGCATCGATACGCCGCAGGAAGTTCAGTACTATGTCAATGGTGGAATCCTGCAGTTTGTCCTCCGCCAACTGCTGAACAGCTAA
- the fabG gene encoding 3-oxoacyl-[acyl-carrier-protein] reductase codes for MRFQDQVVVVTGASRGIGKALAAAFAAEGAKVACVATTENGASATAVEIGGGAKGYACDVSSVESVEALFEAVIADLGTPSVLVNNAGITRDTLMLRMKEEDWDRVVDVNLKGAFNCIKTVAKPMMKARYGRIVNITSVIGLHGGAGQVNYSASKAGLLGITMSVAKELGSRGITCNAVAPGFIESDMTEALPEEFRDEVVKKAPAGRLGKPEDIAPAVLFLASADAAYVTGQCLTVDGGLFL; via the coding sequence ATGCGTTTTCAGGATCAAGTCGTTGTCGTTACCGGAGCCAGTCGGGGGATTGGGAAGGCTCTCGCCGCCGCGTTTGCGGCCGAGGGGGCGAAGGTTGCTTGCGTGGCGACGACCGAGAACGGGGCGAGCGCGACGGCGGTGGAGATCGGCGGCGGGGCAAAGGGATATGCCTGCGACGTGAGTTCGGTCGAGTCGGTGGAGGCTTTGTTTGAGGCCGTGATCGCGGACCTGGGGACGCCGAGCGTGTTGGTTAACAATGCGGGAATTACGCGGGACACGCTGATGCTTCGCATGAAAGAGGAAGACTGGGATCGAGTTGTGGACGTCAACCTGAAGGGCGCTTTCAACTGCATCAAGACCGTGGCTAAGCCGATGATGAAGGCGCGATATGGGCGCATCGTGAACATCACGAGTGTGATCGGATTGCACGGCGGGGCGGGGCAGGTGAACTATTCGGCCTCGAAGGCGGGCCTGTTGGGGATCACGATGTCGGTGGCGAAGGAATTGGGCTCGCGAGGGATCACGTGCAATGCGGTTGCGCCCGGATTTATCGAGAGCGATATGACGGAAGCACTCCCTGAAGAGTTTCGCGACGAGGTTGTGAAAAAGGCTCCGGCAGGGCGACTGGGCAAGCCGGAAGACATCGCACCGGCCGTGCTATTTCTGGCCTCGGCGGATGCGGCGTACGTCACTGGTCAGTGCCTGACGGTGGACGGCGGGCTTTTCCTTTAA